The Enterococcus sp. 7F3_DIV0205 genome has a window encoding:
- a CDS encoding glucose-6-phosphate isomerase, producing MSHIQFDYSNLTPFVADHELEYMQTQVTAVDKALREGTGAGSDFTGWIDLPENYDKDEFARIKKAAEKIQSDSEVLVVIGIGGSYLGARAAIEFLHHSFNNLLPASERKAPQVFFAGNSISSTYLADLINVIGDRDFSVNVISKSGTTTEPAIAFRVFKELLIKKYGKEEANKRIYATTDRAKGAVKVEADAEGWETFVIPDDVGGRFTVLTPVGLLPIAVSGGDIDALMTGANDARKEYASTTDLSKNQAYQYAALRNILYRKGKTTEMLINYEPGMHYFSEWWKQLFGESEGKDQKGIFPAAADFSTDLHSMGQYVQDGMRNLFETVVKVETPRHVVSIPELAEDLDGLGYLQGKEIDFVNTKAFEGTLLAHTDGGVPNMIVKIPAMDAYSLGYVMYFFEIAVGISGYLNGVNPFDQEGVEAYKKNMFALLGKPGFEELAKELNARL from the coding sequence ATGTCACACATTCAATTTGATTATTCCAATTTGACACCATTTGTTGCTGATCATGAATTGGAATACATGCAGACTCAAGTGACTGCAGTAGACAAAGCGTTAAGAGAAGGAACAGGAGCTGGAAGTGATTTTACTGGTTGGATCGATCTGCCAGAAAATTATGATAAAGATGAATTCGCCCGCATTAAAAAAGCGGCTGAAAAAATCCAATCTGATTCAGAAGTTTTAGTTGTGATTGGTATTGGTGGTTCATACTTAGGTGCGAGAGCAGCAATTGAATTTTTACACCACTCATTTAATAATTTATTACCAGCATCTGAAAGAAAAGCACCTCAAGTTTTCTTCGCTGGAAATAGTATCAGCTCGACTTACTTAGCTGATTTGATCAATGTTATTGGTGACCGTGACTTCTCTGTAAATGTGATTTCTAAATCTGGCACAACGACTGAGCCGGCTATTGCATTTAGAGTATTTAAAGAATTATTGATCAAAAAATATGGTAAAGAAGAAGCAAACAAGCGTATCTATGCAACAACTGATCGTGCTAAAGGTGCTGTTAAAGTTGAAGCAGATGCGGAAGGTTGGGAAACATTTGTAATTCCTGATGATGTTGGCGGACGTTTCACTGTATTGACTCCAGTTGGTTTATTACCAATCGCAGTTAGCGGTGGGGATATTGATGCGCTGATGACAGGTGCAAATGATGCACGTAAAGAATATGCATCAACAACTGATTTAAGTAAAAACCAAGCGTATCAATACGCTGCGTTGAGAAATATCTTATATCGTAAAGGCAAAACAACTGAAATGTTGATCAACTATGAACCAGGAATGCATTACTTCTCTGAGTGGTGGAAACAACTTTTTGGTGAATCAGAAGGAAAAGATCAAAAAGGGATATTCCCTGCAGCAGCAGATTTCTCTACTGATTTGCATTCAATGGGGCAATATGTTCAAGATGGTATGCGTAACTTATTTGAAACAGTTGTTAAAGTTGAAACACCACGTCATGTTGTTTCAATTCCAGAGCTTGCAGAAGATTTAGATGGATTAGGGTATTTACAAGGGAAAGAAATTGATTTTGTAAACACTAAAGCCTTTGAAGGTACCTTGCTTGCTCATACTGATGGTGGCGTACCAAATATGATCGTTAAAATCCCTGCAATGGATGCTTATTCATTAGGTTATGTGATGTACTTCTTTGAAATTGCAGTTGGTATTTCAGGTTACTTGAATGGTGTGAATCCATTCGACCAAGAGGGTGTGGAGGCATACAAGAAAAATATGTTTGCATTACTTGGTAAACCAGGATTTGAGGAGTTAGCAAAAGAATTGAATGCTCGTCTGTAA
- a CDS encoding helix-turn-helix domain-containing protein, with translation MDIKNNDNLKNILLEKRIGGFLIQNNSEHNTNYLSIRLRLNYLEHSLQFKILLELLLNHYNSVEDLAEKLYVSPSHLYKNITALNVELKRFPLKIIFHPTTNFQGKEKYIRMLNFYFFWSTYRGITWTFDFDNMNRFSASVDFAELKRNYSESVIKRLEFMVGLFMVRQEKHPIRLPKKIRELSRNFSTTNDISQLIEPFLASEDEILFFNLISRCYISEIDDLNDQIRLYNSFPRTLPLIKDCDLLVDEYEKYFYPNSSMGKKQKAIVFYYSLIGLIQATYFSISPFQFFRAAFNQDKKNSLSIKKNPKVYKFYEHFRKNNPDFSVAPSFDFGMCVLLTILTETFLFPSVSVYIQYSRNNLGMVYLKNRLHTIFNPETLHITNKIDDAELIITDCFESGAVQKNQKVFYISNAYDELTWFELFSCIQNFLFKPE, from the coding sequence GTGGATATTAAAAATAATGACAACCTTAAGAATATTTTATTGGAGAAAAGAATTGGAGGTTTTCTTATTCAGAATAATTCCGAACATAATACGAATTATCTCTCCATACGATTACGCCTAAACTATTTGGAACACTCCCTACAATTCAAAATACTTTTGGAGCTCTTGTTGAATCATTATAATTCCGTAGAAGACTTAGCAGAAAAATTATATGTTAGTCCTTCCCATCTTTATAAAAATATCACTGCTCTCAATGTTGAATTAAAACGATTTCCTTTAAAAATTATATTTCATCCAACCACAAACTTCCAAGGAAAAGAAAAATATATAAGAATGCTTAACTTCTACTTTTTTTGGAGTACCTATCGAGGAATCACTTGGACATTCGATTTTGATAACATGAATAGATTTTCCGCTTCCGTTGATTTTGCTGAACTAAAGAGGAACTATTCTGAATCGGTTATTAAACGTTTAGAATTTATGGTGGGTCTATTTATGGTCAGACAAGAAAAACATCCTATTCGATTACCCAAAAAAATCAGGGAGTTATCCAGAAACTTCTCGACAACAAATGATATTTCACAACTTATTGAACCATTTCTTGCCTCAGAGGATGAGATTTTATTTTTCAATTTAATTTCCAGATGTTATATTTCTGAAATAGATGACTTGAATGATCAAATCAGGCTTTATAATTCCTTTCCAAGGACATTACCACTCATTAAAGACTGTGATTTATTAGTGGATGAATACGAAAAATATTTTTATCCTAACTCTTCTATGGGAAAAAAGCAAAAAGCAATCGTCTTTTACTATTCTCTCATTGGATTGATTCAGGCGACTTATTTTTCAATCAGTCCCTTTCAGTTTTTCAGAGCTGCTTTTAATCAGGACAAAAAAAATTCACTATCGATTAAGAAAAATCCGAAAGTTTATAAATTTTACGAACATTTTCGGAAAAATAATCCTGATTTTTCAGTTGCTCCTTCATTTGATTTTGGTATGTGTGTCTTGTTAACGATTTTAACAGAAACTTTTTTATTCCCCTCCGTCTCTGTTTATATTCAATACTCTAGAAACAATCTAGGTATGGTTTATTTGAAAAATAGGCTGCATACCATTTTTAATCCTGAAACATTGCATATTACCAATAAAATTGATGATGCTGAACTGATAATCACTGACTGTTTTGAATCTGGAGCAGTCCAAAAAAATCAAAAAGTATTCTATATATCTAATGCGTATGATGAACTAACATGGTTTGAATTATTTTCTTGTATTCAAAACTTCTTATTTAAACCTGAATAA